In Spirosoma sp. KUDC1026, the sequence ACGCCACGGGCGATGCTATCTCGCTGATCACACCGGACGACGAACACCATTTTAAGATTATTCAGAAAAAAATGGGCAGGCGCGTGGAAATCTTAGAATCGGAAGCGATTAATTTGCAGGGTTACTAATTACTTCACTATCAACCTATCTGACAAATGAAATCACTATTCTTAGCCGTTACATTGCTGGTGGCCTCATTCGGCGTTAGTCAGGCCCAGGAATCCGCCAAAGTGCCCGCGCCCCACATTTATAACCCGCAGGCTGATGCCCAGCAGGACATCAAAAATGCCGTCAGCAAAGCCAATAAGGAGGGTAAGCACGTCCTGCTTCAACTGGGCGGTAACTGGTGTGTCTGGTGCATCCGGTTCAACAACCTGACCACGACGGATACGACTTTGAATCGGTTGCTGAAGCAGAACTACGAAGTAGTGCACGTGAACTATAGCCCCGAGAACAAAAATGAAGCTACGCTGGCACAGCTCGGCTACCCCCAGCGGTTTGGCTTTCCGGTGTTTGTGGTGCTCGACGGAAAAGGAAACCGGATTCATACCCAGAACTCAGCCTACCTGGAAGAAGGAAAAGGCCATAGCCCCAAGCTGGTTGCTGAGTTTCTGCAGCAATGGTCGCCAACCGCAACGGACCCAAAATCGTACGTATCGAAGAAATAGCGCCTTATTTTCTACCGCCAGGTAGGGATTCAGGCCTCCCAGATAACCCGCACAACTTTACCGCGCACGCCGATGGTCTGGAAAAACTCCAGCCAGTGCAGTTGCTGCGGGCCGAGGTGATCCGTAGGGGATTTGACCTCGACAAAATCATAATCGCCCTGTTCGTTCCAGACCAGCAGATCAGGGAAACCCCGGCTGTGTTCGCGAACGTTACGTGCCATTTCCAGTAAGATCAGGCCGAGTTGCTCCGCGTCGAGCAGTTCGATCATGCGCTGCACCAGCGCCAGCAGTTCATCTGACCAGTCGACCAGCACATTCGTAATACCGTGTTTCGCGTTGAACATGCGTCCGGTATGGCGTCGCCAGTCGTCTTTCGTCTGGAGTTCGGCCAGCCGCTTTTTAAACAGTTCTTCGCGCTTGAGGTAAAAATCGGGCAGGTAAAAGTCCGACGGAGCCCGTTGCAGCGGATGATGAATCGCTGATACGGTTGTGTCGTAAATGATGTCCCAGAAAACCAGGCCAAACAGGCCGCGCCACGGATAATTCTCGGTAAAAGCTGCGTCGTAGCCGCGCTCCAGATAGTAATTCATGACACCCGCTTCAACATGGTGCCGGTAGGCCGCCGGAATGTCGACGCTGTCGGCGTCGGAGAGAAAGCGGGTCGTGGCTTTGCGAGTACGTTTTTTTTCGCCAATTCCCAGAATCTTGTCGCGGAAATCTTTCGCAAAGTACCGCTCCTCGGCGTTGAGGGGACTCATCGCAATTTCATCACACAGGGCCAGCGCTTCATCGACCGAGCCGTTTTTAAACAGCAGCCGCACCCGCCGTTCCCGCGCCGGTACCTGATCCGAGAGTTCATAAACCGTCAGCGCCTGCTCAGGCAGTTTTTGCCGCTCCAGATAGGCTCCTACTTTGCAAACCAGTTTCTGGTACCCCGGCTGGGCAATAGGGGCGAGGTCGGGCAGGGTTTCGTTCCAGTTCAGAAACCAGTTATACACATCTTCGGCCGGGATCTCACTTTCTTTGAGGTGGTAAAATTCCTCGTTCGTGAGCGAGATCAGCAGTTTGTCTTCCACCTCTTTACGGGTGCGGAAGCGGGCCGTCATCTTACTTTCGTCGTGCCGTTCGAAATTGACCATGCCCAGGTCGCGCACCACAAAATCGGTCATGCTGCCGCCCCGGTTGCCGAAGAACAGGTACTTGATCATCATGACTTCCGCTTCAAAGTTCATCTTCACGACGGTCTCGCGCGTGGTCAGGCTCGTGATGGTTTCGCCAAAATCAAGTTCGCGCAGCGCGTACTGCACTACGCCTTCTTTCTTCTCTTTGGCGAGTGGTTTGATCTCTTCGGGCGCTAGTGGTAACAATTCGAGGAGCTCCGCTTTAGTGAAAACGCCAAGGGCCAATTCACCGAAATGCTCATGATTTCGGGCCAGTAACTCGATAAAACCGGCCGTAATCAGCTCATCCACCGCGGCCGGTAGGCTTGTTATCTCGTTATACTGTAGCTTACCAACCCGAAAAAAGAGTCCGGTGCGGTTGCTGAAGCGTACGTACAGGCACTGGGCGTCCGGGCTGAGCTGCTCGAATCGGTTAATAAAATCCCACTCGGCCTCATTCAGTAAGTTGCCGTACAACCGTCTGACGAAGGCAAGTACGTACTGAAAATTGTCGAGGTAATACCGGGGTGTCAGGATGACTTTTTGTTGTCCAATCATAGATGGCAACCCATGGATGGGGTAGTCAGATAACAAAAAAAACACGGTTTATGTCCCCAACGGATGCGCTGGAAGCATTAAGAAAGAAAGGTATTTTGACCGACCTGCAAGCAGACCAACTGACTGACTATGAACAGAAAAAACCATTCTCGTTGCACTGGGAACTGCGCGCATTGCTGTACGTTGGTATTCTGTTACTGAGTGCCGGGCTTGGTTTCCTGATTTATGATAACATCGACCAGCTGGGTCGAGGGGCACTGCTGGCAGCCATGGGAGCGGGGTGCCTGGCGAGCTTTGCCTTTGCCTGGCGCTTCCGGCCGGACTGGACGCTGGAACATGCTAAAAGTCGTTCGTCCTTCGGCGATTATGCCCTGCTGCTGGCCTGCCTGCTGTTTTTGACGCTGGAAGGCTACGCGCAGTACGCCTACACGCTGTTTGGCACCCGCTATGGGCTCGTTACGTTATTACCTGCCGTGCTGTTTCTGCCGCTGGCCTACCGCTTCGATCACCGGGGCGTACTGGGTATGGCGCTGACGTCCCTGATTGCCTGGGTCGGCGTAACGGTTCGGCCGTTGGAGCTGTACATCAAAACCAACTTCTTCGACCAGCGAACCGTTTTCTCCGCCATTCTGCTGGCCTTGCTGTTAATCGGCATTGCCCTGACCCTCGAACAGCGCCGGATCAAGGCCCATTTCACCTATACATATCTGACTATTGCCGGGAATCTGCTTATGGTGGCGCTGCTGGGCGGGCTGTTTAACTTTGAAAAGCTACGGCTGGTGTTTGTACTGGGATTGTTTGCGGCCTGTTTCCTGCTGGACCGCTACGGTCGGCGACGCAGTAAAGACCACGGGGGTTCGTTTCTGTTTCTGCTGATGAGTGCTGTGTACGGCTACATCGGTCTGACGTATTTATTCTTCCACTATCTGCATCCCGTCAAGTGGGGAGACGGCCTATATTACTGGTATTTTATCCTGACCGGAATTGCGCTCATTGCTTACCTGATGAGCCAGTTCCCCAAAGCTAAGCCAACCCATGAAAGCGTATAACGAAACGTGGATTTATAACCGCGAGATTGTCCGCCAGGCTGATAGCTGGTGCCGCCGGAATCTGCTGACGAACGAACAGATGGAGGCCATTCGACGAACCTATCCTATCGGGTTTCAGCAAACGAATGGCTATATCGAAATTGGTTTGTTCCTATTTACAACGGTAACCCTCCTGGGGACCTATCTGCTGGTGAGCACGTTTTTTCCTTCGCTGGTTAATACGCAGGCATCGTCCAGCGTGTTCAATCTGATTTTTGGGGCGTTGGTAGCCGGGCTGGGCTGGATACTGATTCAGCAGCGGCAACTGTATCACA encodes:
- a CDS encoding VRR-NUC domain-containing protein encodes the protein MIGQQKVILTPRYYLDNFQYVLAFVRRLYGNLLNEAEWDFINRFEQLSPDAQCLYVRFSNRTGLFFRVGKLQYNEITSLPAAVDELITAGFIELLARNHEHFGELALGVFTKAELLELLPLAPEEIKPLAKEKKEGVVQYALRELDFGETITSLTTRETVVKMNFEAEVMMIKYLFFGNRGGSMTDFVVRDLGMVNFERHDESKMTARFRTRKEVEDKLLISLTNEEFYHLKESEIPAEDVYNWFLNWNETLPDLAPIAQPGYQKLVCKVGAYLERQKLPEQALTVYELSDQVPARERRVRLLFKNGSVDEALALCDEIAMSPLNAEERYFAKDFRDKILGIGEKKRTRKATTRFLSDADSVDIPAAYRHHVEAGVMNYYLERGYDAAFTENYPWRGLFGLVFWDIIYDTTVSAIHHPLQRAPSDFYLPDFYLKREELFKKRLAELQTKDDWRRHTGRMFNAKHGITNVLVDWSDELLALVQRMIELLDAEQLGLILLEMARNVREHSRGFPDLLVWNEQGDYDFVEVKSPTDHLGPQQLHWLEFFQTIGVRGKVVRVIWEA
- a CDS encoding thioredoxin family protein — encoded protein: MKSLFLAVTLLVASFGVSQAQESAKVPAPHIYNPQADAQQDIKNAVSKANKEGKHVLLQLGGNWCVWCIRFNNLTTTDTTLNRLLKQNYEVVHVNYSPENKNEATLAQLGYPQRFGFPVFVVLDGKGNRIHTQNSAYLEEGKGHSPKLVAEFLQQWSPTATDPKSYVSKK
- a CDS encoding DUF2157 domain-containing protein, whose product is MSPTDALEALRKKGILTDLQADQLTDYEQKKPFSLHWELRALLYVGILLLSAGLGFLIYDNIDQLGRGALLAAMGAGCLASFAFAWRFRPDWTLEHAKSRSSFGDYALLLACLLFLTLEGYAQYAYTLFGTRYGLVTLLPAVLFLPLAYRFDHRGVLGMALTSLIAWVGVTVRPLELYIKTNFFDQRTVFSAILLALLLIGIALTLEQRRIKAHFTYTYLTIAGNLLMVALLGGLFNFEKLRLVFVLGLFAACFLLDRYGRRRSKDHGGSFLFLLMSAVYGYIGLTYLFFHYLHPVKWGDGLYYWYFILTGIALIAYLMSQFPKAKPTHESV